Proteins encoded in a region of the Armatimonadota bacterium genome:
- a CDS encoding hypothetical protein (possible pseudo, frameshifted): MRVTAIIPAYNEETRLPRVLEAVRAASLVDDIVVVSDGSLDGTYEVARRFDGVRALQLPQNLGKGAAMHAGACHTESPVIVFLDADLIGLTPEHVDSLVEPVRCGDADMTLGVFRGGRRATDLAQKLFPFVSGQRAIRRELFLEVPNVQFAPLWGWRRKSRAGRYVSDGECNMYLFMG, translated from the coding sequence ATGAGGGTCACTGCTATTATCCCTGCCTATAACGAGGAGACTCGCCTGCCCCGTGTGTTAGAGGCGGTGCGCGCGGCGTCGCTGGTGGATGATATCGTGGTGGTCAGCGACGGCTCTCTGGACGGTACCTACGAAGTGGCTCGGCGATTCGATGGCGTGCGCGCGTTGCAACTTCCTCAGAATCTCGGCAAGGGCGCAGCGATGCACGCAGGCGCGTGCCATACCGAGTCGCCGGTGATTGTGTTTCTGGATGCTGACCTGATTGGGCTAACTCCTGAGCATGTAGATAGCCTTGTGGAACCGGTGCGCTGTGGCGATGCGGATATGACGCTTGGGGTGTTTCGTGGAGGCAGGCGCGCTACCGACCTTGCGCAGAAGCTGTTTCCCTTCGTGAGCGGGCAAAGGGCTATCCGGCGGGAGCTGTTTCTAGAGGTTCCCAACGTACAGTTCGCCCCGCTTTGGGGGTGGAGACGCAAATCACGCGCTGGGCGGTACGTCAGCGATGGCGAGTGCAATATGTACCTCTTTATGGGGTGA